A part of Aegilops tauschii subsp. strangulata cultivar AL8/78 chromosome 2, Aet v6.0, whole genome shotgun sequence genomic DNA contains:
- the LOC109777355 gene encoding agmatine coumaroyltransferase-2-like, whose protein sequence is MKVTVLSSRAVKPDYGACGAPPGSTADVVPLTVLDKANFNAYISVIYAFRPPAPPNAVLEAGLARALVDYREWAGRLGVDAASGDRAILLCDAGARFVEATADVALDSVMPMKPTPEVLNLHPSGDDGPEELMLIQVTRFACGSIVVGFTAQHLVSDGRATSNFFLAWSQATRGLAVDPVPVHDRASFFKPRDPPRVEFEHRGVEFKPYEKVEENDDERHAGDGDVVVVNKVHLSLEFISKLKSRASVGAHRPHSTLRCLVAHLWRCVTKARGLDGRVSTSVAIAVDGRARMSPQVPDGYTGNVVLWARPTATAQELVTRPLQHAVELINREVARINGGYFESFIDFASSEAVQKERLVATADAAEMALSPNIEVDSWLRIPFYDLDFGGGQPFFFMPSYLPVEGLLILLPSFAGDGSVDAYVPLFSRDMDAFKNCCYNLE, encoded by the coding sequence ATGAAGGTCACCGTGCTCTCCTCCAGGGCCGTCAAGCCCGACTACGGCGCCTGCGGTGCACCCCCGGGCAGCACGGCCGACGTCGTCCCGCTCACCGTGCTCGACAAGGCCAACTTCAACGCCTACATCTCCGTCATCTACGCCttccgcccgccggcgccgcccaaCGCCGTCCTTGAAGCCGGCCTGGCTAGGGCGCTGGTCGACTACCGCGAGTGGGCCGGGCGGCTCGGCGTTGACGCGGCCAGCGGTGACCGCGCCATCCTGCTCTGCGACGCCGGTGCGCGGTTCGTGGAGGCGACGGCCGACGTGGCGTTGGATAGCGTCATGCCGATGAAACCCACGCCGGAGGTGCTAAACCTGCACCCGAGCGGCGACGACGGGCCCGAGGAGCTGATGCTCATCCAGGTCACGCGCTTCGCGTGCGGGTCCATCGTCGTGGGGTTCACTGCGCAGCACCTCGTGTCCGACGGCCGTGCCACCAGCAACTTCTTCCTCGCGTGGAGTCAGGCCACCCGCGGGCTCGCCGTCGACCCCGTCCCGGTGCACGACCGCGCTTCCTTCTTTAAACCACGCGATCCGCCGCGAGTTGAGTTCGAGCACCGCGGCGTGGAGTTCAAGCCCTACGAGAAGGTCGAGGAAAACGACGACGAACGCCACGCCGGGGACGGCGACGTGGTGGTGGTAAACAAGGTGCACCTCAGCCTGGAGTTCATCTCCAAGCTCAAGTCGCGGGCGTCTGTGGGCGCGCACCGGCCGCACAGCACGCTGCGGTGCTTGGTGGCGCACCTCTGGCGGTGCGTGACAAAGGCGCGCGGGCTCGACGGGCGCGTTTCCACCAGCGTTGCCATCGCCGTGGACGGCCGAGCGCGGATGAGCCCGCAGGTGCCGGACGGCTACACCGGCAACGTCGTCCTCTGGGCGCGGCCCACCGCCACGGCGCAGGAGCTCGTGACGAGGCCGCTGCAGCACGCGGTGGAGCTCATCAACCGGGAGGTGGCCCGGATCAACGGCGGCTACTTCGAGTCGTTCATCGACTTCGCCAGCTCCGAGGCGGTGCAGAAGGAGCGGCTGGTGGCGACGGCCGACGCGGCGGAGATGGCGCTGAGCCCCAACATCGAGGTGGACAGCTGGCTGCGGATCCCGTTCTACGACCTCGACTTCGGCGGCGGGCAGCCATTCTTCTTCATGCCAAGCTACCTACCGGTGGAGGGCCTGCTCATCCTGCTGCCGTCTTTCGCCGGCGACGGGAGCGTGGACGCCTACGTGCCCCTCTTCAGCCGCGACATGGACGCCTTCAAGAACTGCTGCTACAACCTCGAGTAG
- the LOC109786811 gene encoding cytochrome P450 84A1-like isoform X2, producing MAGLAKIAMDWLQEPLSWLFLALVVFVELQRQRRRGKAKAPPLPPGPYPLPIVGNMFMMDQLTHRGLAALAKQYGGILHLRLGQVHAVVLSTPEYAREVLQAQDVAFSNRPATVAAIYLTYDRADMAFAHYGPFWRQMRKLCVMKLFSRRRAGTWLAVRDESAALARAVARRSGESVNLGELIFNLTKNVTFRAAFGADAAGDAGKRDEFIAIMQEFSQLFGGSSIGDFIPWLGWADQGLNVRARAARAALDEFIDKIIDEHMKRSKNPDDVDADMVDDMLAFLPEAKPKKAAGDDLQNSLRLTRENIKAMIMDVMFGGTETVASGIEWAMTEMMHSPDDLRRLQQELTDMVGLDRNVDESDLDKLPFLKCVIKETLRLHPPIPILHHENAEDCVIGGYLVPQGSSVMINVFAIGRDAKVWKDADTFRPSRFMTGEGETARLDFKGNCFEFLPFGSGRRSCPGMALGIYSLEFAVAQLAHGFSWALPDGMKPSELDMTDIFGLTAPRVTRLCAVPTPRLTYPLVSDVGATHKIHPEMYRAFVRGLATAKHAFYFFLQAVYLLAADLGSHPLAVPHLEPTEECANGSAMISPRTPSKNRHMDLRRAQFVTFSPAKVKPI from the exons ATGGCGGGCTTGGCCAAGATAGCCATGGACTGGCTCCAAGAGCCACTGAGCTGGCTTTTCCTTGCCTTGGTGGTCTtcgtggagctgcagcggcagcggcggcgtgGCAAGGCCAaggcgccgccgctgcctccgGGGCCGTACCCGCTGCCGATCGTCGGCAACATGTTCATGATGGACCAGCTGACCCACCGGGGCCTCGCGGCTCTGGCAAAGCAGTACGGCGGCATTCTCCACCTCCGCCTCGGCCAGGTCCACGCCGTCGTCCTGTCGACGCCAGAGTACGCCCGGGAGGTGCTGCAGGCGCAGGACGTCGCCTTCTCGAACCGGCCAGCTACCGTCGCCGCCATCTACCTCACCTACGACCGTGCCGACATGGCGTTCGCGCACTACGGGCCCTTCTGGCGCCAGATGCGCAAGCTGTGCGTGATGAAGCTCTTCAGCCGGCGCCGTGCGGGGACCTGGCTCGCCGTGCGCGACGAGTCCGCGGCGCTGGCCCGTGCCGTGGCCCGGCGGAGTGGCGAGTCCGTGAACCTCGGCGAGCTCATCTTCAACCTCACCAAGAACGTCACCTTCCGCGCCGCGTTCGGCGCTGACGCCGCCGGCGACGCCGGGAAACGGGATGAGTTCATCGCCATCATGCAGGAGTTCTCCCAGCTCTTCGGCGGGTCCAGCATCGGCGACTTTATCCCGTGGCTCGGCTGGGCGGACCAGGGCCTCAACGTGCGCGCCCGCGCCGCGCGCGCCGCCCTGGACGAGTTCATCGACAAGATCATCGACGAGCACATGAAGAGAAGCAAGAACCCCGACGACGTGGACGCCGACATGGTGGACGACATGCTCGCGTTCCTCCCTGAGGCGAAGCCGAAGAAGGCCGCTGGCGACGACCTGCAGAACTCGCTCCGCCTCACTCGTGAAAACATCAAGGCCATGATCATG GACGTGATGTTTGGTGGGACGGAGACGGTGGCATCGGGGATCGAGTGGGCAATGACGGAGATGATGCACAGCCCCGACGACCTCCGTCGGCTGCAGCAGGAGCTCACCGACATGGTGGGTCTCGACCGAAACGTGGACGAGTCGGACCTCGACAAGCTCCCCTTCCTCAAGTGCGTAATCAAGGAGACACTCCGGCTACACCCACCCATCCCGATTCTCCACCACGAGAACGCCGAGGACTGCGTCATCGGTGGCTATTTGGTGCCCCAGGGCTCCAGTGTCATGATCAATGTATTCGCCATTGGCCGCGACGCCAAGGTGTGGAAGGACGCCGACACATTCCGACCGTCGAGGTTTATGACAGGGGAAGGGGAGACCGCAAGGCTTGACTTCAAGGGTAACTGCTTTGAGTTCTTGCCGTTCGGGTCCGGCCGCCGCTCGTGCCCCGGAATGGCGCTTGGCATCTACTCACTGGAATTTGCTGTCGCACAGCTCGCCCACGGGTTTAGCTGGGCGCTACCCGACGGCATGAAGCCGTCGGAGCTCGACATGACCGACATTTTCGGCCTCACTGCACCGCGCGTCACCAGGCTCTGCGCCGTGCCCACGCCCCGACTTACTTACCCTTTGGTCTCCGATGTCGGTGCCACGCACAAG ATTCACCCTGAAATGTATCGTGCATTTGTGCGAGGGCTTGCTACAGCGAAACATGCATTTTACTTCTTCCTTCAGGCTGTGTATCTTCTCGCCGCCGATCTTGGCTCCCACCCGCTCGCTGTCCCTCACCTTGAACCCACTGAAGAGTGCGCCAATGGCTCAGCCATGATCTCTCCTCGGACTCCGTCCAAAAATCGGCATATGGATCTCCGAAGGGCCCAGTTTGTTACTTTCTCTCCAGCGAAAGTCAAGCCCATCTAG
- the LOC109786811 gene encoding cytochrome P450 84A1-like isoform X1, with the protein MAGLAKIAMDWLQEPLSWLFLALVVFVELQRQRRRGKAKAPPLPPGPYPLPIVGNMFMMDQLTHRGLAALAKQYGGILHLRLGQVHAVVLSTPEYAREVLQAQDVAFSNRPATVAAIYLTYDRADMAFAHYGPFWRQMRKLCVMKLFSRRRAGTWLAVRDESAALARAVARRSGESVNLGELIFNLTKNVTFRAAFGADAAGDAGKRDEFIAIMQEFSQLFGGSSIGDFIPWLGWADQGLNVRARAARAALDEFIDKIIDEHMKRSKNPDDVDADMVDDMLAFLPEAKPKKAAGDDLQNSLRLTRENIKAMIMDVMFGGTETVASGIEWAMTEMMHSPDDLRRLQQELTDMVGLDRNVDESDLDKLPFLKCVIKETLRLHPPIPILHHENAEDCVIGGYLVPQGSSVMINVFAIGRDAKVWKDADTFRPSRFMTGEGETARLDFKGNCFEFLPFGSGRRSCPGMALGIYSLEFAVAQLAHGFSWALPDGMKPSELDMTDIFGLTAPRVTRLCAVPTPRLTYPLVSDVGATHKV; encoded by the exons ATGGCGGGCTTGGCCAAGATAGCCATGGACTGGCTCCAAGAGCCACTGAGCTGGCTTTTCCTTGCCTTGGTGGTCTtcgtggagctgcagcggcagcggcggcgtgGCAAGGCCAaggcgccgccgctgcctccgGGGCCGTACCCGCTGCCGATCGTCGGCAACATGTTCATGATGGACCAGCTGACCCACCGGGGCCTCGCGGCTCTGGCAAAGCAGTACGGCGGCATTCTCCACCTCCGCCTCGGCCAGGTCCACGCCGTCGTCCTGTCGACGCCAGAGTACGCCCGGGAGGTGCTGCAGGCGCAGGACGTCGCCTTCTCGAACCGGCCAGCTACCGTCGCCGCCATCTACCTCACCTACGACCGTGCCGACATGGCGTTCGCGCACTACGGGCCCTTCTGGCGCCAGATGCGCAAGCTGTGCGTGATGAAGCTCTTCAGCCGGCGCCGTGCGGGGACCTGGCTCGCCGTGCGCGACGAGTCCGCGGCGCTGGCCCGTGCCGTGGCCCGGCGGAGTGGCGAGTCCGTGAACCTCGGCGAGCTCATCTTCAACCTCACCAAGAACGTCACCTTCCGCGCCGCGTTCGGCGCTGACGCCGCCGGCGACGCCGGGAAACGGGATGAGTTCATCGCCATCATGCAGGAGTTCTCCCAGCTCTTCGGCGGGTCCAGCATCGGCGACTTTATCCCGTGGCTCGGCTGGGCGGACCAGGGCCTCAACGTGCGCGCCCGCGCCGCGCGCGCCGCCCTGGACGAGTTCATCGACAAGATCATCGACGAGCACATGAAGAGAAGCAAGAACCCCGACGACGTGGACGCCGACATGGTGGACGACATGCTCGCGTTCCTCCCTGAGGCGAAGCCGAAGAAGGCCGCTGGCGACGACCTGCAGAACTCGCTCCGCCTCACTCGTGAAAACATCAAGGCCATGATCATG GACGTGATGTTTGGTGGGACGGAGACGGTGGCATCGGGGATCGAGTGGGCAATGACGGAGATGATGCACAGCCCCGACGACCTCCGTCGGCTGCAGCAGGAGCTCACCGACATGGTGGGTCTCGACCGAAACGTGGACGAGTCGGACCTCGACAAGCTCCCCTTCCTCAAGTGCGTAATCAAGGAGACACTCCGGCTACACCCACCCATCCCGATTCTCCACCACGAGAACGCCGAGGACTGCGTCATCGGTGGCTATTTGGTGCCCCAGGGCTCCAGTGTCATGATCAATGTATTCGCCATTGGCCGCGACGCCAAGGTGTGGAAGGACGCCGACACATTCCGACCGTCGAGGTTTATGACAGGGGAAGGGGAGACCGCAAGGCTTGACTTCAAGGGTAACTGCTTTGAGTTCTTGCCGTTCGGGTCCGGCCGCCGCTCGTGCCCCGGAATGGCGCTTGGCATCTACTCACTGGAATTTGCTGTCGCACAGCTCGCCCACGGGTTTAGCTGGGCGCTACCCGACGGCATGAAGCCGTCGGAGCTCGACATGACCGACATTTTCGGCCTCACTGCACCGCGCGTCACCAGGCTCTGCGCCGTGCCCACGCCCCGACTTACTTACCCTTTGGTCTCCGATGTCGGTGCCACGCACAAGGTGTGA